The following coding sequences are from one Augochlora pura isolate Apur16 chromosome 6, APUR_v2.2.1, whole genome shotgun sequence window:
- the Spt-i gene encoding serine palmitoyltransferase subunit I, which translates to MSTKFIFIESRDILSTIPQYHTLIGAFLVFWFIWFIAKRRYNRHERIPTEEEVQKKLSEWNPEPLITNPQMSHPSLNPRCVTSRIGKRIVVNGKDCLNLGTHNYLGFMENEDIEKAATAAVRKYGVGSCGPRGFYGTVDVHLELEERLANYTDTEEAVVYSYGFSTIASAIAAYCKRRDLIFADENINFAIQKGLDASRVNVKYFKHNDANDLHDLLKKQAKLDEQNPVKANKVKRFLIIEGIYANTGQICPLPDFLALCKKYKLRIFIDESISFGTLGAHGKGVTEYFNIPINEIDMIMGSLELAIGSIGGFCVGTSFVIEHQRLSGLGYCFSASLPPLLTSAAITSLDIMKNNPQMFDLLKENCITMNNGLQEIQCLECTSFPGSPVKHVYLKQRLSHITEEALLSAISKRCIENNLAIIMPVYLQIEKKLPRPSLKICISTLLNKNDIDFALNVLKKCTEEVLSSTSCTNA; encoded by the exons aTGAGcacaaagtttatatttatcgaatcgagAGACATTTTAAGTACGATACCCCAGTATCATACACTGATAGGAGCGTTCTTGGTCTTCTGGTTTATTTGGTTTATTGCTAAGAGGCGGTACAACAGACATGAAAGAATTCCGACAGAAGAGGAAGTTCAGAAGAAACTCTCTGAGTGGAATCCTGAGCCGCTTATAACCAATCCGCAAATGTCTCATCCGTCTTTAAATCCGAGATGCGTTACATCAAGAATTGGCAAAAGAATAGTGGTCAATGGCAaggattgtttaaatttaggCACACATAATTATTTGggttttatggaaaatgagGATATAGAGAAAGCAGCGACAGCAGCGGTAAGGAAATATGGAGTTGGTTCCTGCGGTCCTCGTGGATTTTATGGTACCGTAGATGTACATCTTGAATTAGAAGAACGTTTAGCGAACTACACAGACACAGAAGAAGCTGTGGTATACTCGTACGGATTTAGTACAATAGCGTCTGCGATAGCAGCATACTGTAAGCGTAGAGACCTTATATTTGCAGATGAGAACATAAATTTTGCCATACAGAAAGGTCTAGACGCGTCTAGAgtcaatgttaaatattttaaacacaaCGATGCCAATGATCTCcacgatttattaaagaaacaagCAAAGCTTGATGAGCAAAATCCCGTTAAAGCAAACAAGGTGAAacgctttttaataatagaaggtatttatgcaaatacgGGACAAATTTGCCCGTTACCAGATTTCTTGGCActttgtaagaaatataaattacgaatatttatcgatGAGTCAATATCATTTGGCACCCTTGGTGCACATGGAAAAGGGGtgacagaatattttaatattcccaTAAACGAAATTGATATGATTATGG GATCTTTAGAGTTGGCAATAGGATCCATTGGTGGATTTTGTGTTGGCACATCCTTTGTTATTGAACACCAACGCTTGTCCGGACTTGGGTATTGTTTTTCAGCATCTCTACCTCCACTTTTAACATCTGCTGCTATCACATCTCTAgacattatgaaaaataatccgCAAATGTTTGACCtgctgaaagaaaattgtataaccaTGAATAATGGACTTCAAGAAATCCAATGTTTAGAGTGTACGAGCTTTCCAGGCTCGCCGGTAAAACACGTCTATTTGAAACAACGATTAAGTCATATTACAGAAGAAGCGTTACTTTCTGCGATCTCTAAGAgatgtattgaaaataatttagctATCATAATGCCCGTGTATTtgcaaatagaaaagaaattaccAAGACCTAGtctgaaaatttgtatatctacacttctaaataaaaatgatatcgatTTTGCACTAAATGTATTAAAGAAATGTACCGAGGAAGTTCTGTCTTCTACAAGTTGCACAAATGCATAA
- the Mpv17 gene encoding mitochondrial inner membrane protein MPV17, producing the protein MRSIIKLYQRVLTKYPFRTQAVQAGILMALGDEIAQNLIERKTFRELDYKRTAQFACIGFCIAGPATRTWYGILDRYIGSKGGIIVLKKVCCDQLLFAPTFIFVLLSVIGILQGNDVEHLKAKLQNEYFDILRTNYKVWPMVQLCNFYFVPLQYQVLVVQSIALLWNTYISYKTSIKKQE; encoded by the exons ATGcgaagtattataaaattatatcaaagggtattaacaaaatatccaTTTAGGACCCAAGCTGTTCAAGCTG GTATATTAATGGCATTAGGAGACGAGATTGCACAAAACTTAATTGAACGGAAAACATTTAGAGAATTAGACTATAAACGTACAGCACAATTTGCATGTATAGGTTTTTGTATTGCT GGTCCAGCAACGCGTACTTGGTATGGAATATTAGATAGATACATTGGTTCTAAGGGAGgaattatagtattaaagaaagtatgcTGTGATCAACTACTATTTGCgccaacatttatttttgtcttatTATCTGTAATTGGTATTTTGCAAGGAAATGATGTGGAACATTTAAAAGCTAAATTGCAAAacgaatattttgatattttaaggACTAACTATAAG GTGTGGCCTATGGTACAATTATGTAACTTCTATTTTGTACCCCTGCAATACCAAGTCTTGGTTGTACAATCGATAGCCCTGCTATGGAACAcctatatttcttataaaactaGTATAAAAAAGCAAGAATAA
- the Gclc gene encoding glutamate--cysteine ligase, whose protein sequence is MGLLSEGNPLSWEETKNLGDHVRKHGIIQFINLYKRLRDRQGDVLKWGDEVEYMLIKFDDEAKTAKLSLRAEEILKTLNEKEYSDPENIKSLWRPEYGAYMVEGTPGKPYGGLLFHFNVVEANMRYRRQEASKLLKPNEVLMSLTNFPRSGAPDFTDPPTQPTPNSGVSRSLFFPDDAIYPGHPRFKTLTRNIRQRRGEKVAINIPIYKDKNVPSPFKEDFGNLIESESSNAAKEDHIYMDAMGFGMGCCCLQLTFQACNIEEARTLYDQLTPLCPIMLALTAASPFYRGYISDVDCRWNVISCSVDCRTQEERGLKPLKENKFRISKSRYDSIDSYLSDQGEKYNDVPLMYDHEIYKQLMDNGIDKLLAQHIAHLFIRDTVSLFSEKVYQNDEEDTDHFENIQSTNWQTMRFKPPPPNSSIGWRVEFRPCEAQITDFENAAIVCFIVLLTRVILSYKLNLLIPISKVDKNMARAQRRDAIKRERFWFRRDITSDTKNEDGQPEYAEYTIGEIINGKDDVFPGLVPLVNSYLASMDVDVDTHCSIQAYMQLIQKRASGELLTTAAWLRKEVISHPEYKNDSVITQRINYDLLKKIQKIVSNEISCPELHGTCISSKTNETIPAAVAKAEKVPLTINH, encoded by the exons ATGGGTCTACTCTCCGAAGGAAATCCTTTAAGTtgggaagaaacgaaaaatcttGGCGATCATGTGCGAAAACATGggattatacaatttattaacttGTACAAAAGACTCAGAGATCGTCAAGGTGATGTGTTGAAATGGGGCGACGAG GTGgaatatatgttaataaaatttgatgatGAGGCAAAAACTGCTAAACTCAGTTTAAGAGCAgaggaaatattgaaaactttaaatgaaaaagaatacAGTGATCCAGA AAACATTAAATCTTTATGGAGACCTGAATATGGTGCTTATATGGTAGAAGGAACACCGGGAAAACCATATGGTGGACtactgtttcattttaatgttGTTGAAGCTAACATGAGATATAGAAGGCAAGAAGCTTCGAAATTACTGAAACCTAATGAAGTTCTAATGTCTTTGACCAATTTCCCAAG aTCAGGAGCCCCTGATTTCACAGATCCACCTACACAGCCAACTCCAAATTCTGGTGTATCAAGAAGTTTATTTTTTCCGGATGATGCTATATACCCAGGTCATCCGCGATTCAAAACATTAACAAGGAATATAAGACAACGACGTGGAGAGAAAGTGGCTATAAATATTCCTA TATATAAggataaaaatgttccaaGTCCTTTTAAAGAAGATTTTGGAAATTTGATTGAAAGTGAATCTAGTAATGCTGCAAAAGAAGATCATATTTATATGGATGCAATGGGATTTGGTATGGGATGCTGTTGCTTGCAGCTCACTTTTCAAGCTTGTAATATAGAAGAAGCTAGGACATTGTATGATCAATTAACACCTTTGTGTCCAATAATG TTGGCTTTGACCGCTGCCAGCCCATTTTATCGAGGATATATAAGCGATGTAGATTGTCGATGGAATGTGATATCGTGTTCCGTTGACTGCAGAACACAGGAAGAACGCGGTTTGAAACCTCTGAAGGAGAACAAATTTAGAATTAGTAAATCTAGATACGACTCAATCGACTCGTATCTTAGCGACCAAGGAGAGAAGTATAATGACGTTCCTTTAATGTACGATCACGAAATATACAAACAACTGATGGATAATGGAATTGACAAATTATTAGCGCAACATATAgcccatttatttattagagacACTGTATCCTTGTTTTCTGAGAAAGTATATCAAAATGATGAAGAAGATACTGATCACTTTGAa aatattcaATCTACCAATTGGCAAACAATGCGATTTAAGCCTCCTCCACCAAATTCTTCTATAGGGTGGCGTGTTGAATTTCGACCGTGCGAGGCGCAAATTACCGATTTCGAAAACGCCGCAATAGTTTGTTTTATTGTCCTTCTTACAAGAGTTATCTTAAGTTACAAATTAAACTTATTGATACCAATTAGTAaagttgataaaaatatgGCTAGAGCACAAAGGAGAGATGCgatcaagagagaaagattttGGTTCCGACGAGATATCACATCGGACACGAAAAACGAAGACGGTCAACCAGAATATGCAGAATATACCATTGGTGAAATTATCAATGGAAAG GATGACGTGTTTCCTGGTTTAGTACCATTGGTAAATTCATATTTGGCTAGTATGGATGTAGATGTTGACACTCACTGTTCCATACAAGCATATATGCAATTAATACAAAAGAGAGCTTCTGgagaattattaacaactGCTGCATGGTTGAGGAAGGAAGTTATTTCACATCCAGAGTACAA AAACGACTCTGTAATAACGCAacgtattaattatgatttacTTAAGAAAATACAGAAGATTGTATCGAATGAGATATCGTGTCCAGAGTTACACGGGACGTGTATATCGTCTAAAACTAACGAAACAATACCTGCGGCTGTTGCAAAAGCGGAAAAGGTTCCATTGActattaatcattaa
- the Rplp0 gene encoding ribosomal protein LP0, giving the protein MGREDKATWKSNYFTKLVQLLDDYPKCFIVGADNVGSKQMQQIRMSLRGNAVVLMGKNTMMRKAIRGHIERNAALEKLLSHIRGNVGFVFTRGDLIEVRDKLLENKVRAPARAGAIAPLSVIIPAQNTGLGPEKTSFFQALSIPTKISKGTIEIVNDVHILKPGDKVGASEATLLNMLNISPFSYGLIVEQVYDSGTIFAPEILDIKPEDLLEKFMSGVANLASVCLAINYPTVASAPHSIINGFKNLLAIAAVTEVEFAEAATIKEYIKDPSKFASAAVTAAPVAAAAETPAAEKKEEKKEDSESEDEDMGFALFD; this is encoded by the exons ATGGGTAGGGAGGACAAGGCAACATGGAAGTCGAACTACTTCACCAAGCTTGTT caacTTTTGGATGACTATCCTAAATGTTTCATTGTGGGTGCCGACAATGTGGGCTCTAAACAAATGCAACAAATTCGTATGTCCCTTCGTGGAAATGCTGTTGTATTGATGGGAAAGAATACAATGATGAGAAAGGCCATACGTGGTCACATTGAACGTAATGCAGCATTAGAAAAGCTCCTGTCACATATTCGTGGCAATGTTGGCTTTGTTTTCACTCGTGGGGACCTAATTGAAGTAAGAGACAAACTTTTGGAAAATAAGGTCAGAGCTCCAGCTAGAGCAGGTGCTATTGCGCCACTGAGCGTTATTATTCCTGCTCAAAACACTGGGCTTGGACCCGAAAAAACATCATTCTTCCAAGCTTTGAGTATTCCGACAAAGATTTCCAAGGGTACTATTGAAATTGtg aatGACGTACACATTTTGAAACCAGGTGACAAGGTAGGAGCATCAGAAGCTACTCTTCTGAACATGTTGAACATATCTCCGTTCTCATATGGTTTAATTGTGGAACAAGTTTATGATTCCGGTACCATTTTCGCCCCTGAAATTCTGGACATCAAGCCAGAAGATCTTCTCGAAAAATTCATGAGTGGAGTTGCAAATTTGGCTTCAGTATGTTTAGCTATTAACTATCCAACAGTAGCAAGTGCTCCACACAGCATTATCAATGGATTTAAGAATCTGTTGGCTATTGCTGCTGTAACTGAAGTCGAATTTGCTGAAGCTGCTACAATCAAGGAGTACATCAAA GATCCGAGCAAATTTGCTTCAGCTGCTGTTACTGCGGCACcggttgctgctgctgcggaAACACCAGCCGCTGaaaagaaggaggagaagaaggaggacTCCGAATCCGAAGACGAAGACATGGGATTCGCtttgttcgattaa